One genomic segment of Pedobacter endophyticus includes these proteins:
- a CDS encoding protein kinase, with product MQTLEQLHNGELKGIVSLRISEGLKDFPREIFELADTLECLDLSGNQLSALPHDFGRLTKLKILFCSDNLFTVLPEVLADIAGLDIVGFKSNRIEFVPPKALNPHIRWLILTNNKLQMLPPAIGNCLRLQKLMLAGNNIIYLPQELQLCRNLALIRVAANELPFLPKWLYSMPSLAWIAFSGNKISKGGVGLLVPQIDLEELEFKDQLGAGASGTIYKAFNKVTNTDVAVKIFKGTVTSDGFPEDEMNAYIEAGSHPGLVRLLGKVDARVENVKGLVMELIQSSFHNLGDPPSFESCTRDVFAAELELSDVQVLKVASTIASLCEHLHERGIIHGDLYAHNILMDADANVLFGDFGAASFYDTKNIEQAFYLQRIEVRAFGYLIDDLLLRCGHNSMQEMKNLRDSCLSQEINLRPSFKEITARLQSLKSTSF from the coding sequence TTGCAAACTTTAGAACAACTGCATAACGGCGAGCTCAAGGGCATAGTTTCTTTGAGGATCTCTGAAGGTTTAAAGGATTTCCCCCGTGAAATTTTTGAATTGGCCGACACGCTTGAGTGCCTTGATCTTTCAGGAAATCAACTCAGTGCCTTGCCGCACGATTTCGGTCGATTAACGAAGCTGAAAATTCTTTTCTGTTCTGATAATTTGTTTACTGTGCTGCCCGAGGTTTTGGCCGATATTGCCGGACTGGATATCGTCGGTTTTAAATCCAATCGCATAGAGTTTGTTCCTCCAAAGGCACTCAACCCGCATATTAGATGGCTTATACTTACGAATAACAAGTTGCAAATGCTGCCTCCGGCGATTGGCAACTGTTTGAGATTACAAAAGCTGATGCTTGCTGGAAACAATATTATTTATCTCCCACAGGAACTTCAGTTGTGCAGAAACCTCGCTTTAATCCGGGTGGCAGCTAATGAACTACCTTTTCTACCAAAATGGCTTTACTCGATGCCGAGCCTGGCTTGGATCGCATTTTCGGGCAATAAAATTAGCAAGGGTGGTGTTGGACTGCTTGTGCCTCAAATTGATTTAGAGGAGCTCGAATTTAAAGACCAACTAGGGGCGGGCGCATCAGGTACTATTTACAAAGCATTCAATAAGGTTACCAATACGGATGTTGCTGTTAAGATTTTTAAAGGTACAGTTACCAGCGACGGTTTTCCAGAGGATGAGATGAACGCTTACATAGAAGCGGGTAGTCATCCGGGTTTAGTAAGGCTTCTGGGCAAAGTGGATGCTCGTGTGGAGAATGTTAAGGGCCTGGTAATGGAATTGATTCAATCTTCTTTTCACAATTTAGGTGACCCTCCAAGTTTCGAAAGTTGTACCCGAGACGTTTTCGCTGCTGAGCTGGAGTTGAGCGACGTGCAAGTTTTAAAGGTTGCTTCAACAATTGCCTCGTTATGCGAACATTTGCATGAAAGGGGAATCATCCACGGCGATCTGTATGCCCATAATATCTTGATGGATGCAGACGCAAACGTTCTGTTCGGCGATTTCGGTGCCGCATCATTTTATGATACAAAAAATATTGAGCAGGCTTTCTACCTGCAACGGATTGAGGTGAGAGCCTTCGGTTACCTTATTGATGATTTGCTTTTGCGTTGCGGGCACAACTCAATGCAGGAAATGAAGAATTTAAGAGACAGTTGCCTGTCTCAGGAGATTAACCTTCGCCCCAGCTTTAAAGAGATTACAGCAAGGCTACAGTCGCTTAAATCGACTAGTTTTTAG
- the rlmN gene encoding 23S rRNA (adenine(2503)-C(2))-methyltransferase RlmN: MLEKTAKKIDIRSLDLPQLQQHLTAMQQPAFRAKQIYQWLWEKSSTSFDDMSNLSKDLRKALDENFSINAVQVNNSQFSNDHTIKNTFRLADGNIVEGVLIPLEDRMTACVSSQVGCSLTCKFCATGYMDRKRNLNADEIYDQVVLIDKQAKQNYDNPLTNIVYMGMGEPLLNYANVLKSIERITAPDGLNMSYKRITVSTAGIAKMIKKLGDDGAKFNLALSLHAADDKKRNEIMPINEANSLKALAEALKYYFAKTKNPVTYEYIVFNHFNDEISDAMDLAKFCKHIPCKVNLIEYNPISFADFTNAEGDKIDAFSNYLKSQGINTNIRRSRGKDIDAACGQLAVKEEAKN; encoded by the coding sequence ATGTTAGAAAAAACAGCAAAAAAAATTGATATCCGCTCGTTGGATTTGCCACAGTTGCAACAGCATTTAACCGCTATGCAACAGCCTGCCTTTAGAGCAAAGCAAATTTATCAGTGGTTGTGGGAGAAATCGTCGACGAGCTTCGACGATATGAGCAATCTGTCTAAAGATCTTCGTAAAGCACTGGATGAAAATTTCTCCATTAACGCTGTTCAGGTAAACAATTCGCAGTTCAGTAACGATCATACCATTAAAAACACATTTCGCTTAGCAGACGGAAATATAGTTGAAGGCGTACTCATTCCGTTAGAAGATAGGATGACGGCCTGTGTGAGCTCGCAGGTGGGTTGCAGTTTAACCTGCAAGTTTTGCGCTACCGGTTACATGGATCGCAAACGCAACCTAAATGCCGACGAAATTTACGACCAGGTTGTTTTGATTGATAAGCAAGCGAAACAAAATTATGATAACCCATTAACCAACATTGTTTACATGGGCATGGGCGAACCACTTTTAAATTATGCCAACGTGCTTAAATCGATCGAGCGGATTACAGCCCCCGATGGTTTAAATATGAGCTATAAGCGCATTACTGTGTCAACAGCCGGAATTGCAAAAATGATCAAAAAGCTTGGCGATGATGGCGCAAAATTTAATCTTGCACTCTCACTTCACGCAGCCGATGATAAGAAGCGAAACGAGATTATGCCCATTAATGAGGCCAACTCTTTGAAGGCATTAGCCGAGGCTTTGAAATATTATTTTGCCAAAACTAAGAATCCGGTAACCTATGAATACATCGTTTTCAATCATTTTAACGATGAAATATCCGATGCAATGGATCTGGCCAAATTCTGCAAGCATATTCCATGTAAAGTAAACCTGATTGAATACAACCCGATCTCATTTGCCGATTTCACAAATGCCGAGGGCGATAAGATTGATGCCTTTTCCAACTACCTAAAAAGTCAGGGTATAAACACCAATATCAGACGGAGCAGAGGTAAGGATATTGACGCGGCCTGCGGACAACTTGCTGTTAAAGAAGAAGCTAAAAACTAG
- a CDS encoding type II toxin-antitoxin system YoeB family toxin, which yields MYPYSGIGNPEPWKYGLASYWARRINQKDRMIYRVDENI from the coding sequence ATCTACCCCTACTCTGGTATCGGAAACCCTGAGCCCTGGAAATATGGTTTAGCAAGCTATTGGGCAAGAAGAATAAATCAAAAAGACAGAATGATCTATAGAGTAGATGAAAACATTTAG
- a CDS encoding DUF2683 family protein — protein METLIMHPKTKEQLAALKAVAKALKVPFKKEGSSALTEREKTIDHYGIEMVEAIEKAEESIKKGNVKTLDPTKSLWENIQSF, from the coding sequence ATGGAAACGTTAATCATGCATCCCAAAACCAAAGAACAACTTGCTGCTTTAAAAGCAGTAGCAAAGGCTTTGAAAGTTCCTTTCAAAAAAGAAGGTAGTTCTGCGCTAACTGAACGTGAAAAAACCATCGATCATTACGGAATCGAGATGGTAGAAGCAATTGAAAAAGCTGAAGAATCAATAAAGAAAGGCAACGTTAAAACATTAGACCCCACTAAATCTTTATGGGAAAATATTCAATCGTTTTAG
- the rluF gene encoding 23S rRNA pseudouridine(2604) synthase RluF: MNQHAATRLNKFISESGLCSRREADRYIEKGNVFINGKRAKIGDQVFPGDRVMVNGHNIEPKEESNFVLLAFNKPVGITSTTESSVRDNIVDYVNYSERIFPIGRLDKDSSGLIFLTNNGDIVNKILRAGNKHEKEYVVTVNKPITEDFIFGMSNGVPILGVNTKKCKVRQISTFVFNIILIQGLNRQIRRMCEHFGYEVTKLERTRIMNINLKGIATGEFRELTENEMEVVMKSVEKSSSDVAQKPKNTKKKTTSWDESSELQSAPAKKPVKSFKPAQKSGGKKQSASAAGKANHKGNSTSRNARPAKGKPAGKANTRQRGR; the protein is encoded by the coding sequence ATGAATCAGCACGCTGCAACACGTTTGAATAAATTTATAAGCGAAAGTGGACTGTGTTCTCGTCGTGAGGCAGACCGGTATATTGAAAAAGGAAATGTTTTCATCAATGGCAAACGGGCCAAAATCGGCGATCAGGTTTTTCCCGGCGACCGGGTAATGGTAAACGGGCATAACATTGAGCCTAAAGAGGAATCGAATTTTGTGCTGCTTGCTTTTAACAAACCCGTTGGCATTACAAGTACCACCGAATCGAGCGTGCGAGACAACATTGTTGATTATGTAAACTACAGCGAACGCATTTTCCCGATCGGCAGGCTAGATAAAGATTCGTCGGGCCTGATCTTTCTGACCAATAACGGCGATATTGTTAACAAGATCCTCAGGGCCGGAAACAAGCACGAAAAAGAATATGTAGTTACAGTAAATAAACCCATTACCGAAGATTTTATTTTCGGAATGAGTAATGGCGTACCAATTCTGGGTGTCAATACCAAAAAGTGTAAGGTTCGTCAAATCAGCACATTTGTATTCAACATCATTTTAATTCAAGGCTTAAACAGGCAAATACGCCGGATGTGCGAGCATTTCGGTTACGAGGTTACCAAGTTAGAGCGTACCCGGATTATGAATATCAATTTGAAAGGCATTGCAACCGGCGAGTTCAGGGAGTTAACAGAGAATGAGATGGAAGTGGTGATGAAGAGCGTTGAAAAATCTTCATCTGATGTGGCCCAGAAACCTAAAAACACCAAAAAGAAAACAACATCGTGGGATGAAAGCTCAGAACTGCAGTCAGCACCCGCTAAAAAACCTGTAAAAAGCTTCAAGCCGGCTCAGAAATCGGGAGGAAAAAAACAATCCGCATCGGCAGCGGGGAAGGCTAATCATAAAGGCAATTCAACAAGTAGAAACGCACGACCGGCAAAAGGTAAACCGGCCGGCAAGGCAAATACCAGGCAAAGGGGAAGATAG
- a CDS encoding DinB family protein — MADLLLMELNTIEKTKQKNMDIIKALLKEFESEFETTKKFLALVPVDKFDWAPHEKSMKMKSLASHIADLPSWVSLGLNTDGLDFATAPYEEKKVENNDDLIKLLTENYESGKADLEKADEAKFDDQWILRNGDQILGDMTKYEIIRIAFSQTTHHRAQLGVYLRLLNIPIPGSYGPSADDQNF, encoded by the coding sequence ATGGCTGATTTATTACTGATGGAATTGAACACAATCGAAAAAACAAAACAGAAAAACATGGATATTATTAAAGCATTACTAAAAGAATTCGAGTCGGAATTTGAAACTACAAAAAAGTTCCTGGCTCTTGTGCCGGTTGATAAATTTGATTGGGCACCGCACGAGAAAAGCATGAAAATGAAATCGCTGGCAAGCCATATTGCCGACCTGCCAAGCTGGGTGAGCCTGGGCCTAAATACCGACGGACTGGACTTTGCCACCGCACCCTACGAGGAGAAAAAAGTGGAAAATAACGACGACCTCATTAAGCTTCTGACCGAAAATTACGAAAGCGGAAAGGCAGACCTCGAAAAAGCGGATGAAGCAAAATTTGACGATCAGTGGATATTGCGCAACGGTGATCAGATTTTAGGCGACATGACTAAATATGAAATCATTCGCATCGCTTTTAGCCAAACTACGCACCACAGGGCACAATTGGGCGTTTATTTGAGGCTGCTCAACATTCCGATTCCGGGAAGTTATGGTCCAAGTGCCGACGATCAGAATTTTTAA
- a CDS encoding helix-turn-helix transcriptional regulator, whose amino-acid sequence MNRIDRLFGILTILQSKKYNSADKISERFNISIRTVYRDIKALQEQGIPVAFEQHKGYFLVQGYFLPPVSFNSDEANALLLVESLVNGFADHSIRSHYSTALTKVKAVLKTSQREKLELMNQHIKLQIPERMTFNYEYLSLIQSAIAEKNMIALEYKNAKDEVSKREVEPIGLIFYAFSWHLIAWCHIRNQYRDFNLTRIICLKNTGRSFEKSNHMQLSDYMSLLPVNF is encoded by the coding sequence ATGAACCGCATCGACCGCCTTTTTGGGATCTTAACTATTCTGCAATCCAAAAAATACAATTCTGCTGATAAAATTTCCGAACGGTTTAACATTAGTATCCGCACCGTTTACCGCGATATTAAGGCCTTGCAGGAACAGGGCATTCCTGTTGCCTTTGAACAGCACAAGGGTTATTTTCTGGTTCAAGGTTATTTTTTACCGCCCGTTTCCTTTAATTCTGACGAAGCAAATGCCTTGCTGCTGGTAGAAAGCCTGGTGAACGGCTTTGCCGATCACTCGATCCGATCGCATTATTCTACCGCACTTACCAAAGTTAAAGCCGTGTTAAAAACCAGCCAAAGGGAAAAGCTGGAACTGATGAACCAGCACATCAAGCTGCAGATTCCGGAGCGCATGACATTTAACTACGAATATCTTTCGCTTATTCAAAGTGCGATAGCTGAGAAAAACATGATTGCGCTCGAATACAAAAACGCCAAAGATGAAGTGAGCAAGCGTGAGGTGGAGCCAATCGGTTTAATTTTTTATGCCTTTAGCTGGCATTTGATTGCCTGGTGCCATATCAGGAATCAATACCGCGACTTTAATCTGACCAGAATTATTTGCCTGAAAAATACCGGGCGTTCTTTCGAAAAAAGCAATCACATGCAGTTAAGCGATTACATGAGCCTGTTGCCAGTAAATTTTTGA
- a CDS encoding ATP-binding protein: protein MAAVIQKRFFRAIKGKVIIGFLFACFALLSAWGISKFAFTRMLNTVEEISAPNDRLRLVNDLSHKIARLDQLQRDEAFNKQGNSNFLKESRKLRATLDTLRNLYTGDSAQLARIKSIKNLLAERDKQFVSYLKVRETLVNTKSFSDEVQKLNDLIAVRTRQADSAVLTTETTTSTTTVAPEEQEKSRGFLSKLFGKKKADVYKIINEEFKVKRDTLNAEAEDSIVKSMTGSLRSIELEQQQKSKKFLKREAELSTASNALTSKMLQILREVEGEAVAQVDLNGIEAKEVVNDGITQITAIIIAFFFLTVILLYLILTDITRSNRYRKQLELAKDEAEYHGKAKQRFLSNMSHEIRTPLQSILGYAELISQQDQPKKKDIDAIYQSSIHLLQIVNEVLDYNRIISGEFTFNNQVFDIKKIIAEVTAVVRPLAEQKSLTLITSLDLGDVEFVKGDAFRLKQILFNLLGNAVKFTLKGEINLRISCKKQLDNLHFQFTITDTGIGFDESDISRIFNEFEQIESPEKYVLNQTGTGLGLPIVKSLIEAQGGRIHVKSKLGKGTTFNIYLTFQQTTEPVTDTFSSEHYAIVNSGTVWVIDDDKLIVDLCGLIFAKNNIRFKCFGNVADILKQEPDADLKYVLVDMRLPEMTGLELCHLLKKKLAADVKFYAITAQVLPEEREMVLSEGFDGLIMKPFREADLLSIFDKVQLLEEPTEFDLSSLEKMTFGDQQMLNKILNRFKEDCISDAADLKTYMLENNYDKCRLIVHRLAGRTAQMGAKTLAQAFRLLETEIAEKGLNSAVKTETANQLKKLKALVAAIESPLAV, encoded by the coding sequence ATGGCAGCCGTAATTCAGAAACGTTTTTTCAGGGCAATAAAAGGAAAGGTAATTATCGGTTTCTTATTCGCCTGCTTTGCGCTGCTTTCGGCATGGGGAATCAGCAAATTTGCTTTTACACGGATGCTGAATACGGTTGAGGAAATCTCGGCCCCGAATGATCGTTTGCGGCTTGTAAACGATCTTTCGCACAAAATCGCCCGCCTCGATCAGCTTCAAAGGGATGAGGCATTTAATAAGCAGGGCAACTCCAATTTCTTAAAAGAATCTCGAAAGTTAAGGGCTACGTTAGATACGCTACGTAATTTGTATACCGGCGATTCTGCTCAGTTGGCGAGGATTAAATCGATCAAAAATTTACTTGCCGAACGCGATAAACAGTTTGTTTCTTATTTAAAAGTCCGTGAAACACTCGTAAATACCAAGTCGTTTTCTGATGAGGTGCAAAAGCTGAACGATCTGATTGCTGTTCGGACGCGGCAAGCCGACAGCGCCGTTTTAACCACCGAAACAACAACATCAACCACTACCGTCGCTCCTGAGGAACAAGAAAAATCGAGAGGTTTTTTAAGTAAGTTGTTCGGTAAAAAGAAGGCGGATGTTTATAAAATCATTAACGAAGAATTTAAAGTAAAACGCGATACCTTAAACGCCGAGGCCGAAGATAGCATTGTAAAAAGTATGACGGGCTCTTTGCGTTCCATTGAGTTGGAACAACAACAAAAAAGCAAGAAATTTTTAAAACGAGAGGCCGAACTATCAACCGCCAGCAATGCATTAACGAGCAAAATGTTGCAAATTTTGCGTGAGGTTGAGGGCGAAGCTGTAGCGCAGGTTGATTTAAATGGAATAGAGGCGAAAGAAGTGGTAAATGACGGTATTACGCAAATTACGGCAATTATCATTGCATTTTTTTTCCTCACCGTAATCTTGCTTTATCTTATTTTAACTGATATAACCAGAAGCAACAGGTACCGTAAGCAACTGGAGCTGGCAAAAGATGAGGCTGAATATCATGGCAAGGCGAAACAGCGCTTTTTATCGAACATGAGCCACGAAATAAGAACGCCGCTGCAATCTATTTTGGGGTATGCCGAATTGATTAGCCAACAAGATCAGCCGAAAAAGAAAGATATCGACGCAATCTATCAATCATCAATCCATCTGTTGCAGATTGTAAACGAGGTGCTCGATTATAACCGGATCATTTCGGGCGAATTTACCTTCAACAATCAGGTTTTCGATATCAAGAAAATTATCGCCGAGGTTACCGCTGTTGTTCGTCCGTTGGCAGAGCAAAAATCGTTAACGTTGATTACAAGCTTGGATTTGGGCGACGTTGAATTTGTTAAAGGCGATGCTTTCCGGTTGAAGCAAATTCTTTTCAACTTGTTGGGCAATGCCGTTAAATTTACCTTAAAGGGAGAAATCAATCTGCGCATTTCGTGCAAAAAGCAGCTCGATAATCTCCATTTTCAATTTACCATAACCGATACCGGCATTGGTTTCGATGAAAGCGACATTTCGCGGATCTTCAACGAATTTGAACAAATCGAATCGCCGGAAAAATACGTGTTGAACCAAACAGGAACAGGGTTGGGCCTCCCGATCGTGAAGTCGCTAATTGAAGCTCAGGGCGGACGAATCCACGTGAAAAGCAAATTGGGCAAAGGCACAACTTTCAATATTTATTTAACTTTTCAGCAAACAACCGAACCTGTAACCGATACTTTTAGCTCGGAACATTACGCCATTGTAAATTCGGGAACAGTTTGGGTTATTGATGATGACAAGTTGATCGTCGATCTTTGCGGACTCATTTTCGCAAAAAACAACATACGGTTTAAGTGCTTTGGCAACGTTGCCGATATATTGAAACAAGAGCCTGATGCAGACTTAAAATATGTGTTGGTGGATATGCGCTTACCCGAAATGACCGGGCTTGAACTTTGCCATTTGCTGAAGAAAAAGCTTGCAGCCGATGTGAAGTTTTACGCCATTACTGCCCAGGTGTTGCCCGAAGAAAGAGAAATGGTATTGAGCGAGGGTTTCGACGGTTTGATTATGAAGCCATTTAGGGAAGCCGACCTGCTTTCCATTTTCGATAAGGTGCAGCTTTTAGAAGAACCTACAGAATTTGATCTTTCATCGCTCGAGAAGATGACCTTCGGCGATCAGCAGATGTTAAACAAAATCCTGAATCGGTTTAAAGAAGATTGCATTAGCGATGCGGCCGATTTGAAAACGTATATGCTCGAAAATAATTACGATAAATGCCGACTCATTGTTCATCGGCTAGCAGGCCGAACAGCACAAATGGGGGCGAAAACACTGGCTCAGGCTTTCAGACTCCTTGAAACTGAAATTGCCGAAAAAGGTTTGAACAGCGCTGTGAAAACGGAAACTGCAAACCAACTGAAAAAGTTAAAGGCATTGGTAGCGGCTATTGAGTCGCCATTGGCGGTATAG
- a CDS encoding sigma-54-dependent transcriptional regulator, protein MAKILILDDDTTFAQLLEGFLQKNGHEVTLITHIKPALKLIESQEFDLFIIDYRLPDGIGFEVITHSRNLGLSVPIIIMTSFNDVRTAVKSMQMGAFDYITKPVNPDELLMVIKNSLAKKDSKAAKIEATDLDFIKGKSAIADKLYEHIALVAPTDMSVIIQGESGTGKEFAARTLHQQSKRSNKPFIAIDCGALSKDLAASELFGHVKGAFTGALTDKKGQFEAANGGTLFLDEVGNLSYEVQIKLLRALQERVIQPLGSTKQIAVDVRIIAATNDDLINSISGGEFREDLYHRLNEFKIQLPALRDRGGDLELFINHFIGLSNRNLKRNVKSISAEAKSLLLSYDWPGNLRELSNVIKRMVLLTPGEIAQVDALPDEMMIAVNQQTLPGSSFDLKAVNEQNEKALISETLLKAKHNKSKAAKMLNIDRKTLYAKMERYGID, encoded by the coding sequence ATGGCGAAAATCCTGATTTTAGATGACGATACAACATTTGCTCAATTACTTGAAGGCTTTTTGCAAAAGAACGGCCATGAGGTTACGCTCATAACTCACATCAAGCCTGCATTAAAATTGATCGAAAGTCAGGAGTTCGATCTATTTATTATCGATTATCGCTTGCCAGATGGAATTGGCTTCGAAGTGATTACACATTCCAGAAATTTAGGGCTTTCGGTTCCTATTATCATAATGACGAGTTTTAATGATGTTCGCACGGCTGTAAAATCGATGCAAATGGGTGCTTTCGATTACATTACGAAACCCGTTAATCCGGATGAATTGTTAATGGTGATCAAAAATTCGTTGGCGAAAAAGGACTCGAAAGCGGCGAAGATAGAGGCTACCGATCTGGATTTTATTAAGGGAAAAAGTGCAATTGCCGATAAGCTGTATGAGCACATTGCGTTGGTTGCGCCCACCGATATGTCGGTTATTATTCAGGGCGAAAGCGGAACGGGTAAAGAGTTTGCGGCGAGAACGCTTCATCAGCAAAGCAAGCGCTCCAATAAGCCTTTTATTGCGATCGATTGCGGAGCGCTCTCTAAAGATTTGGCGGCGAGCGAGCTGTTTGGCCATGTAAAAGGCGCCTTTACAGGTGCGCTAACGGACAAAAAAGGACAGTTTGAAGCTGCCAATGGTGGCACGCTCTTTTTGGATGAAGTTGGAAACTTAAGTTACGAAGTGCAAATTAAATTGCTTCGGGCGTTGCAAGAAAGGGTAATACAACCGCTGGGAAGCACGAAACAAATTGCTGTCGATGTTCGCATAATTGCGGCCACCAACGATGATTTGATTAACAGCATTTCTGGCGGTGAGTTTAGAGAAGATCTGTATCACCGACTCAACGAATTTAAGATTCAGTTGCCGGCTTTGAGAGATCGGGGCGGCGATTTGGAATTGTTCATCAACCATTTTATCGGCCTATCAAATCGCAACTTAAAACGCAATGTAAAGAGCATTTCTGCAGAAGCGAAATCATTACTGCTGAGTTATGACTGGCCCGGAAATTTACGCGAATTGAGCAACGTAATTAAACGGATGGTGCTGTTGACTCCGGGCGAAATTGCGCAAGTAGATGCCTTACCGGATGAAATGATGATTGCCGTTAATCAGCAAACATTGCCGGGAAGTTCGTTCGATTTAAAGGCGGTAAATGAGCAAAACGAGAAAGCGTTGATTTCTGAAACGCTGCTTAAAGCAAAGCACAATAAATCTAAAGCGGCTAAAATGCTAAATATCGACCGCAAAACGCTTTATGCGAAAATGGAACGGTATGGAATCGACTAA
- a CDS encoding amidohydrolase family protein gives MSKYFSADWIFPVNTPPIKDGVISISESGEIEAVFSYDAASKLTVDIEKHKGAIVPGFINTHCHLELSHMHGQIPEKTGLVDFVQSVIKSRQSDNDMVIEAMKMADQQMLNNGIVAVGDISNQSISKEVKLQSEIHYHTFVEAMSFNPERADAVMNNAIALKNDFLPLPASIVPHAPYSVSEKLFQLINERAETGNDFISIHNQETTDENNFFLTKTGGFLNLYKFLGLDIEFFQPTAKTSLQSWLPYVKKQKTLLVHNTVTSKDDVAFARQNHPDLYWCLCPQANLYIEDALPDVDLLIDENLKITLGTDSLASNHQLNILSEMKVLQERKKVNFEHLLQWATINGAQFLGLDQQLGTIEVGKSPGLNLIQLSDDFTIESDKVERLS, from the coding sequence ATGTCAAAATACTTTTCAGCCGACTGGATTTTCCCGGTGAACACGCCGCCGATAAAAGATGGAGTAATTTCGATAAGTGAAAGCGGCGAAATTGAAGCTGTGTTTAGCTACGATGCCGCCAGCAAGCTTACTGTTGACATAGAAAAGCACAAAGGTGCAATTGTTCCCGGTTTTATTAATACACATTGCCATCTCGAATTATCGCACATGCATGGGCAGATTCCCGAAAAAACCGGTTTGGTCGATTTTGTTCAAAGCGTTATCAAAAGCAGGCAATCGGATAATGACATGGTGATTGAGGCAATGAAAATGGCCGATCAGCAAATGCTGAACAATGGGATTGTAGCCGTAGGCGATATTTCGAACCAAAGCATTTCGAAGGAAGTAAAACTGCAGAGTGAGATACATTACCACACTTTTGTTGAAGCCATGAGTTTTAATCCGGAGCGGGCCGATGCGGTCATGAATAATGCAATAGCGCTGAAAAATGACTTTTTGCCCTTGCCCGCTTCCATCGTTCCGCATGCGCCCTATTCCGTTTCTGAAAAACTCTTTCAGCTGATTAATGAAAGGGCAGAAACAGGCAACGATTTTATTAGCATTCACAATCAGGAAACGACCGACGAAAACAATTTTTTTTTAACTAAAACCGGAGGCTTTTTAAACCTATATAAATTTCTCGGCCTCGATATAGAATTTTTTCAGCCGACGGCAAAAACTTCGCTGCAAAGCTGGCTACCTTACGTTAAAAAACAGAAAACGCTTTTAGTGCATAACACCGTTACCAGTAAAGACGATGTAGCATTTGCCCGGCAAAACCACCCCGATTTATATTGGTGTCTTTGTCCACAAGCCAATCTTTATATTGAGGATGCCTTGCCCGACGTGGATTTACTCATTGATGAAAACCTAAAAATTACTTTGGGTACCGATAGTTTGGCGAGCAATCATCAGTTGAATATTTTATCAGAGATGAAAGTTTTACAAGAACGTAAAAAGGTAAACTTCGAACATCTGCTGCAATGGGCTACAATTAATGGCGCTCAGTTTTTAGGTTTGGATCAACAGCTGGGAACAATCGAAGTCGGCAAAAGCCCCGGTTTAAATTTGATTCAATTATCAGATGATTTTACAATTGAAAGCGATAAGGTGGAAAGGCTTAGCTGA